In the genome of Amphiura filiformis chromosome 4, Afil_fr2py, whole genome shotgun sequence, one region contains:
- the LOC140150479 gene encoding uncharacterized protein codes for MSKRGGRGGGRGGKKSHKGRNRQFNNPEEMERQLKEERDNWREPKKDGEEEEDQPAAARPQVGDLPPSDSDSEESSSDEEDSGKPKGVSHLIEIQNPNRVVSKSKKATQVDVNQSGTQALTRREREQIEKEQAKQRYLKLHQEGKTTEAQGDLARLALIRKQREEAAKKRESERKAKEAEAAAKSKKK; via the exons gaggcCGCGGTGGAGGACGAGGTGGCAAGAAGAGTCACAAAGGAAGAAATAGGCAATTCAATAATCCTGAGGAAATGGAAAGGCAACTAAAGGAAGAACGGGACAACTGGAGG GAACCAAAGAAAGAtggtgaagaagaagaagatcaacCAGCTGCTGCAAGGCCACAAGTAGGAGACCTACCAccatcagattcagattcagaagaATCATCATCAGATGAG GAAGATAGCGGGAAACCAAAGGGTGTATCACATTTAATAGAAATCCAAAACCCAAACAGAGTAGTATCAAAGAGTAAAAAAGCTACACAAGTAGATGTCAACCAATCAGGAACTCAAGCACTTACAAGAAGAGAAAG GGAACAGATAGAGAAAGAGCAAGCTAAACAACGGTATTTGAAACTTCATCAGGAAGGCAAAACAACGGAAGCACAAGGGGATCTAGCAAGATTGGCACTTATAAGAAAACAAAGGGAGGAAGCTGCCAAGAAAAGGGAATCTGAAAGGAAAG CCAAAGAAGCAGAAGCAGCAGCAAAATCCAAGAAGAAATGA